CAAACAAGTTTTTTATGCCGAGTAGTTTCATCACACGAACAGGAAAGGTCACTTGCTGTAAGGTATATCCTTCATAATAATGAAAGCGACCTTGCATTGCAACAACGCGTTTTCCTCCAAGCTCACCAAAAATTAATTTTCCGGAATGGCCTTCAACGGTAGATACAGGAAAGTTGGGGATTTCTTCATACGGGATGGTGTGTTGGATGTTTATCTCTTTCACCAATCCACCTAAACCTGTTCCTAAAATAATTCCTACTTCAGGTGTGAATGAAATTTTACTTTGAATGTATGCTGCTGTGTTTTTGATTTGCTCTAACATAATGGAGTATTTGCTCGTTGAACGCTTGTTTATCGTTATTGTGAAATTCAATTTCTATCGGAATATAAAAAAGAGGAAGATTTTTAATGGCTTCGGCATACGCTGCGCTTTTTAAACGCATCGCATCTTTTTCGGTCGTCAAAATAATTTTATTTGCGGTTACAATATTATTAAATATTTTTTGAATGTTGCTGATGTCATTTTTAGTAAAGTGATGGTGGTCGCCAAACTTGATAGGAACAATATTTTTAATTTTATCCTTTAGATAGTATTCTAATGGTCGTGTATTTGCAATACCTGTTAAAAGTGCGACCGAAAAGTTTCGTTCAAAATAATATTCTTTTGCCAAAGGGTTGGTGCCGTCACCGGTTACCGGGATAAAATCGCCATACTTGATGTACGAAAAATAAATGCGTTGATGGGGCAATGGATTTATTTCTGAAATTAATCGTTTGCGTTCGATGGGTAATAATATTTCCGGACATTTAGTAACAACAATAATGTCGGCACGTTTCATTCCGGATTTAAATTCGCGCAAACTACCACTTGGAAGAAGGTTGTCATTTACAAACAATCTGCTAAAGTCGGTAAGAAGAATGCTTAGTCCGGGTTTTACAGCTCGATGTTGAAAGGCGTCATCCAACAAAATGCTTTGCAAGGAAGGAAATTCTTTTAATAAATGTTTGATTCCTCTCACCCGGTTCCCATCTACTGCAACGCGCAAACCGCTAAATTTTTTCTTGAATTGTAGTGGTTCATCACCAATATCACTTGCTGTTGATTGTGTGTCAGACAATATAAAACCTGTCGTTTTTCTGCCATAGCCACGACTGAGTGTTGCAATATAAAATTCTGGTTTTAAAAGGCGAATCAGGTATTCAATATGCGGAGTTTTTCCGGTTCCACCGGCACTTAAATTGCCTACGGAAATAGTTGGCAAATCAAATTGCTTGGAAGAAAAAAGTCCCAAATCGTAAAACATGTTTCGCAGAAATGTGATACAGCCGTACAAAAAGGAAATCGGTAATAATATGATTCGAATAAACTTCACAGCCCTAAAATACGAATTAATGTGCTCCGAAGTAGTCTCTTTTGAGCAAATTTGAGGAGCTGCAGATTCAACAATGTTAAATAGATTCGTAAATTCGTGCAGATTCGTAATTTATAAAAAATGAAATTAAAAGAAATAACCAGCCATATCGAATCCATTGCTCCGCTTGCTTATCAAGAGAGTTATGATAATTCAGGATTGATTTTTGGCAATCCCGATATGGAAATTACCGGAGCAATTATTTGCTTGGACAGCACTGAAGCTGTTATTGATGAGGCGATTGCGAAGAAATGTAATTTAGTAATTGCCCATCATCCGATTGTGTTTTCCGGAATAAAAAAATTTAACGGGAAAAATTATGTCGAGCGCGTCATCATAAAAGCAATCCAAAATAACATTGCGATATATGCGGCACATACCAATTTGGACAATGTACACAATGGAGTAAATGCTAAGATTGCTGAAATGATTGGTTTGGAAAATTGTTCAGTACTTGCTCCAATGAATGGTAGCATTAAAAAGTTGGTAACGTATTGTCCGGATGTGAACGCAGCGCCTATCCGTGAAGCATTATTTGCTGCAGGTGGTGGCTCTATCGGAAATTATGAAGAATGCAGTTTTAATGGAAATGGGTATGGGACATTTAAGGCGGGAGCGAATGCCAATCCGCATGTAGGTGAGATCCGCAAACAACACCAAGAAAAAGAAACCAGGATAGAGTTGATTTATCCGGCATATCTCGAGTCGAAGTTGCTAAAAGCCTTGTTTTTGGCACATCCGTATGAAGAGGTAGCCTATGATTTAGTGGAGTTAAGTAATAAAAATAATCGCATTGGAGCAGGGTTGATTGGCGAATTGGCCACTGAAATGGACGAAAAAGCATTTTTGATGCATTTAAAAACGGTGATGAAGGCCGATGGAATACGATATACCGCATTAAAGGGTGAAAAAGTGAAGAAAATAGCTGTATGTGGCGGGTCGGGTAGCTTTTTGCTGAAAAATGCGATGCAAGCAGGAGCGGATGTATTTGTGACGGCAGATTTTAAGTATCATCAGTTCTTTGATGCTGAAAATCAGATAATTATTGCAGATATCGGGCATTATGAGAGTGAGCAATACACGATGGAATTATTTTATGAGATTTTAAGCAGAAAATTTACTACATTTGCACTCCATTTATCAAAAATCAATACAAATCCGATAAACTATTTATAAAAATGGCAAAAACTAAGACTGACGAAATTTCTGTAGAGGAAAAGTTAAAAGCCTTGTTTGAATTACAACAAGTAGATTCTAAAATCGATAAAATTAAAACTGTTAGAGGTGAATTGCCTTTGGAAGTGAGAGATTTGGAAGATTTAGTTGCTGGTTTAGAAACCCGTATAACGAATTTAACGGAAGAGTTAAAAACATTGGAAGAGTCAATCACAGAAAAGAAAAATGTGATTAAAGATTCACAAGCATTGATTAAGAAATACGAAACACAGCAAGGTAAAGTACGTAACAACCGTGAGTACGATGCGATTACAAAAGAAATTGAATTCCAAAATTTGGAAATTCAGTTGGCTGAAAAACGTATCAAAGAATACAAAGCGAATATCATTTCTAAGAAAGAAGTGATTGAAGCATCAGAAGAGGATTTCAAAGACAGACAAAAAGATTTGAAAATCAAAAAGAAAGAATTGGATGAAATTGTTGCTGAAACAGAAAAAGAAGAATCAGCATTGATTAAAAAATCAAAAGCTTCTGAAAGCATTATTGAAGAACGTTTATTAAACGCGTATCACCGTTTGCGTTCAAACGTAATGAACGGATTAGGCGTTGTAACTGTTGAGCGTGATGCTTGTGGCGGATGTTTCAATAAAATTCCACCTCAACGTCATTTGGATATCAAAACACATAAAAAAGTGATTGTGTGTGAGCATTGCGGAAGAATTTTGGTGGATGCGGATATCTTAACTGGAAAAACAAAAGAATAATTTTAAGAAATACCTTAATTAAAAAAGCCTCAAGTTTTCACTTGGGGCTTTTTTTATAGATCTTTTAAACTACTCACATGCTTTTTTAAAATAGTATCAGCGAGCATTTTTGTTTTTATTTCTTCAATCAATGATTTATCCAGTTTCTGCTTTTTGCTAATAATGTCAACTCCTTCCGGAGTAAATAGTGTTTTTGAAAACCAGATAACAGCCCATTCGTTTTTCTCATCAAATAATTTTATTTCCCAATGACTTTTGGCGATTGCTAAAAATCCTTTTCCCTGCCAAGTAAATGCCTTGTCATTATTGGGGTTTACATAATCGAAACCATTAATGGTTTTTGTTTTCCCTTTTTTAAGGTATTTGACTTCATCTATTAAAAACGTTTTTCCATTTTTTTCTGCAATGGTATAATTAAATGTAGGGTTGGTTTTGGTTCCATCCAACCACATTGGAAAGTTGGAGCTAATGATAAACCAGGTGCCGGAAAGAATATTGAAAATCGAATTCATGGATACAAGATACAAAAAAACGTCCCACTCAATAATTAGAGTGGGACGTTCGTTCTTAAAATCTTACACCAAAAGATAACATAAAGCTGGAGTTTTTATAACTGTTTTCTACGATGGTAGAATTGGGTGTGTTGTATAAATAATTGAATTCCGTGTATTTGGTGAGCACATAGGCAAAGTCAATGAAAAAATGATCTTGGCGGTATCCAATTCCGGCTGTATAGCTCGTTCGGTTCGCATTGATGTTTTCATTGCTTTTAAACGGACTTCCATACAAGGCATATCCAACGCGCAAAGCAATCGGATCCAAGCGAACTTCTCCACCAACACGCAAATTGCCTGTTCCTTTATATTTTGTGCGAATAAGCTTGTTTACATCACCAAAAACATTTTCAGTTGCATGCAACTGAGCAAAAGAATAATCCACATATTCGTATTCTGCATTGATGAGCGCAATTTTATTAATCACAAAACCAACACTGCCAATTGCACGGTAGGGATTTGTAATTCTGTAATCATAGGAGCCTTCCGGTGAAACGGTATCGTATTTATAGCCGTCTAAATCGGAACTCATTTCGCTGCTGTAGTTATCTCTTAAGCTGATAGAAGATGGCGTGTGAAACGCTACACCAACTCTCACCCAATCGTTCGGACGATAGATCGCACCTACTTTTAGGTTCACACCATTTCCTTGGGTTGATAAATATTGAGTGTATTTAAAAGATTTGAAATTGGCGATTGTATCTTTTTCATCTGTTTCTTCAAAAGTAGATTCTTCTGAAAAACGGGTTCTTAAAATTCCGAAGGTCGCACCTAAATACAATTTGCTTTTGTAATTCCCTCCGAAACTAATCACGGTTTCGCCCATGGAACCGGTTGTTTCCACAGTTTTATGTTGGTTGATTCCGTAGTTGGGTATTACATGGTTGTATTGTAAAACGCCCACACTGTCAGGGTTTATTAGATAGGTTTGCCATGCCAAGTCCGTTGAAAACGCATCAAAACTTGTTGGGTTGTTACCATTCGCATCTTGAACAAATGCGTCCAATAAGGAGTTGTTTTTGTTATCACTTTCGATATCCATTCGATTGTGAAAATTATTGGTGCGGTTGTAGCCAAATCCGAAATTTATATTTTCCCAACCGCTCTTATTTTTGTCGCTTATCAAATTAATGCTCGCCACCAAACCAATGTTTCCTAAATTAAAATTTAATTTACGATCACTTGAGGTTGAGCCATTGTAGGTAGACGCAGTGGTTTGTGAAAACACAGCAGGTGAAATGGATAATTCTGTTTTTTTGAAAATAGCAATCCCTGCAGGATTGAAACTAAGCGTTGAGATGTCGCCACCTAAAGCGCCCATAGAGCCTGCCATAGAAGCAAAACGAGCCGTTCCGCCAAAGGTAAGTTGCGAGTAACGCATGGCATCAATATCATTTTGTGCAAAGGAAGTGCACAACGATAGTAATCCGATTCCTGTAATTATAATTTGTTTTTGCATATCCGTTTTTTTAAAGTTGAATCGTGTTTTTAATTTTCACACGGAGTAAACGTGTGAAAATTAAAAACGAATTCAGAATAAATTATCTTCTTGGAGGTTTGCTTCCAGATGGTGGAGGAGTAGAACCGCCTCTTCCACTCGGTGTAGACGAAGGAGTTGGTTTCGGTTGTTCGTATCGAGGTGCTTCTTCACGAGGTTTTTCATATTTAGGTTGTTCAACCGGTTTTTGACGCTCAATATTAACTGGCTTTTCCTTGTATAGAGGTTTTTCTTCGTACACCGGCTTTTCTTTATATGCCGGTTTTTCGTTGTATACCGGTTGTTCTTTATTAGCAGGCTTTTCGTTGTACACCGGTTTGTTGTAAGCCGGATTTTCAGTAGATGTAGGTTTACTAGTGCTATTGTCAGGTTTATAAGCCGGATTTACTGGACCCACCGGAATAACGGTTGCACCATTGTTGACAGGTTTGTAAGTATCCGTATTTACGTATACCGGTTTAATGCGGCCATAGTCGTCTTTTTTCCAATTTTCAGGATTCGCCTTTGCTTGTGTTTCTAATTCTTCTACCATTCGTGAAGCAAGAGTCGGTTGTGCTGTTTCTCTGCCATTCGAACCAGTTGTACCTCTTGGTCCATAATAATAGCTGTTATTATCGAAACTGTTGAAGTAGTTGTTGTTGTACATTCCGGCATAATATCCATCCCAGTATCCATTGTTATAGCCTGCGCCATAAGGATTGTATCCGCCATAACCATAACCATATCCATACGGGTTATATCCGTAACCGTATCCATAAGGATCATATCCATATCCATAAGGATTGTACCATGGGTCGTAACCCCAACCTTGGTTTCCGTACCAATAATAACTCGGATTATAGGTATAGGTGAAATAGCTCGGTCCCCAGAAATTGTATCCCATATAAACACTTGTCCCATAGTTATAAGGATTTCCTGTATACCAGTAGGAGTTGGTATAATAATTATCATAGTAACCGTAGCTACCACAACTACCATGGAAACGTCTTAAACGAACAGCGTAAGCATCATCATAATAATCATCATAATCGAACGGCTCGTTGTCGTAATAATTATTGGTTGTATTGTTGATGGTTGTTTTCCCGTTTTCGGACGGGGTATAATAATCATCAGAAGTAGCAGGATTATTTCTTTTCTCTGCGGCTGCCATTTCTTCGAGTTGTTTTTTGGCTTCCTCGCGCTGTTGGGCTTCTGCCAAAGCTTGTTTTTCTTTATCGGCAGCTTTGTCTTTTGATGAATAATAAATATCATCATTGTAAGCTCTCGATTGCGCACCATCGGGAGTTTTACAAGCGGTAAACGCTAATAAAACAATTGCCAGAATGCTTAAATAGGTTTTCATTTTTTAGTATTTAAATATGATGGGGATGATTTAAATCTTTTTAAAATCGACAAAAGGAATAACAAAAGGTTTAATTTTCTATTTTTACGTTCCTAAAGTCAGATATAAAATTACAAATACTATACCACAAAAAAAAGATTATGAGCAAGGAGTTATCAACGCGTGAAGGAAATTATTCGGAATGGTACAATGAATTGGTTGTGAAGGCCGATTTAGCGGAACATTCAGCAGTTAAAGGGTGCATGGTTATTAAGCCTTACGGATATGCCATTTGGGAAAAAATGCAACAGGCCTTAGACAAAATGTTTAAGGATACCGATCACGTAAACGCTTATTTTCCGCTATTTATACCTAAATCGTTTTTTAGCAAGGAAGCCAGCCATGTGGATGGTTTTGCCAAGGAATGTGCCGTTGTGACGCATTACCGTTTGAAAACAGCACCCGATGGAAGTGTGGTGGTGGATGAAACCGCTAAGTTGGATGAAGAATTAATTGTTCGTCCTACTTCAGAAACGATTATTTGGAATACCTATAGAGGCTGGATACAATCTCACCGCGACTTACCGATATTGGTGAATCAATGGGCTAATGTGGTGCGTTGGGAAATGCGTACACGTTTGTTTTTAAGAACAACCGAGTTTTTGTGGCAAGAAGGACATACTGCACATGCGACATCTGAAGAGGCAGTAATTGAAACAGAGAAGATGTTGCACGTATATGCTGATTTTGCAGAAAACTGGATGGCGATGCCGGTAATCAAAGGAATTAAATCAGCGAATGAGCGTTTTGCAGGAGCAATCGAAACCTATTGTATTGAGGCATTGATGCAAGATGGAAAAGCATTACAAGCAGGTACATCCCATTTTTTAGGTCAGAATTTTGCGAAAGCATTTGATGTAAAATTTGCAAGTAAAGAAGGGAAACAAGAATATGTGTGGGCAACTTCTTGGGGCGTTTCTACCCGTTTGATGGGCGCATTGATTATGTCACATTCGGATGATAAAGGATTGGTGTTGCCTCCAAAATTGGCACCTTTTCAGGTGGTGATTGTGCCAATTTATAAAGGCGAAGAGCAATTGGCACAAATCAATGAAGTGGTTGCGAAGATGAAAAAAGCAATGGAAGCCAAAGGTATTAGTGTGAAATATGATAATCGTGATTCACAGCGTCCGGGCTGGAAGTTTGCAGAATATGAATTAAAAGGAGTTCCCGTTCGTATTGCAATCGGTGGAAGAGATTTGGAGAATGGAACAGTAGAGGTGGCCAGAAGAGATACTATGGAAAAGGAAACCTTGTTGCAAGCCGATTTAGAGAATAAGATTGAGCATTTGTTAACGCAGATACAGGATAATTTGTATCAAAAAGCAAAGGCGATGAAAGAAGCGAAAACCTATTCGGCAGATACATACGAAGATTTTAAACGTATTTTGGATGAAACCCCAGGATTTGTAATGGCGCATTGGGATGGAACACCGGAAACGGAACAAAAAATTAAAGAAGAAACAAAAGCAACAATTCGTTGTATTCCTTTAGATGCGAAGGCTGAAGAAGGGAAATGTATATACAGTGGCAAGCCGTCCTCAAGAAGAGTGGTATTTGCCCGTGCGTATTAATTGTATCAAAGATGGAAAATAAATCGCCCCGAGATTTGATTTTAAAGACGTTGAAAGAGAAGTCGAGTATGAAGCAAGATGTGTATGCGAATACACTTCAGGCGTTTCTGCTGTTCAAAAAAGTTTCGAAAGAAACGATTGCTGAATTATCAAAGTCGGCACGGGAGATTGATAAGCGTATTGTCATCGAATACAAAGAAAAGGGCGAATTTGAGTTTGAATTGCGTGTGGCGGGTGATTTATTGATCTTTTCGATGCATACAAATGTATTTGAGTTTGATAAAAACCATCCACTTTGGAAAAGCTCTTATATTAAAGAAGACCATGCCCGAAGCTATTGTGGAATGATAAACATCTACAATTTCTTGAATGATTCATTTAAGTACAACAGAGTCAATGACTTAGGTTATGTGATTGGTCGGGTGTTTGTGAATAAAGAGAACCATTATTTTGTGGAAGGCAAGCGTCAATTGGGCTTTTTGTACAATGATTTTGTACATGCAGTGATTGATGAGGCGGCCATTAAGGCGGTTTTGGAGACAACAATCCTGTATTGTTTGAGTTTTGACCTGTTTACACCGCCATTTGATACCATAAAAGAGATCAGTGTAATGGATATGCAGTCGGTTAGTGAGAACATGCAAATGAAAACCGGAAAACGCTTAGGCTTTCGTTTTCAGGCAGATAATGAATCAATTGATTGATTTTTGCGGAAAGTTTAAGAAATATTTTGCAGAAATGGATTTTTCATTTACATTTGCACTCCCAAAATTAAAGGGCCCGTTCGTCTAGGGGTTAGGACATCAGGTTTTCATCCTGGAAACAGGGGTTCGATTCCCCTACGGGCTACTAAAAGAGTAAAGTAATTAGTTAATAGTAAATTGTTGTAAGGAAAGTCAAAGCGAGTACTTGTAACGAATAACAAAAGAAAAGATGGCAAATCACAAGTCGAGTATCAAAAGAATCCGTTCTAACGATGCTAAAAGATTAAGAAATCGTTACCAAGCGAAAACAATGCGTAATGCAGTGAAGGAATTGAGAGCTGACGAAAGTAAAAAATCGGCTAGCGAGAAACTTCCAAAAGTTATTGCTATGGTAGATAAATTAGCGAAGAAAAGCGTTATTCACAAGAATAAAGCAGCTAACTTAAAATCAAAGTTGACTAAAAAAGTAAATGCGCTAAAAAAATAATAGCGTACACTATTTAACGATAATACATTTAATTGAGGCTCCGCAATGCTGCGGAGCCTTTTTTTTATGTTAAAAAATAGAGTAAGGACATGCGGATTCTAGGTGCGTAAATAAGAGTAGTGCAAAAAAAAGTTCAAAATTGTATGGAGGAAAATAGGTTTGGAATAAAATCTTGGGCAGAGGAAGATCGGCCACGAGAGAAACTAATTGAAAAAGGGAGACATGTTTTAACAGAAGCTGAATTGATTGCCATCTTAATTGGTTCAGGAAGTAAAGATGAAACAGCCGTGGAGCTTTCGAAAAGAATATTAGCCAGTGTCGGAAATAATTTAAACGATTTAGGAAAATTAAGCATACATGAATTGGTGAAATTTAAAGGCATTGGTGAGGCGAAA
This Bacteroidota bacterium DNA region includes the following protein-coding sequences:
- the lpxK gene encoding tetraacyldisaccharide 4'-kinase, giving the protein MKFIRIILLPISFLYGCITFLRNMFYDLGLFSSKQFDLPTISVGNLSAGGTGKTPHIEYLIRLLKPEFYIATLSRGYGRKTTGFILSDTQSTASDIGDEPLQFKKKFSGLRVAVDGNRVRGIKHLLKEFPSLQSILLDDAFQHRAVKPGLSILLTDFSRLFVNDNLLPSGSLREFKSGMKRADIIVVTKCPEILLPIERKRLISEINPLPHQRIYFSYIKYGDFIPVTGDGTNPLAKEYYFERNFSVALLTGIANTRPLEYYLKDKIKNIVPIKFGDHHHFTKNDISNIQKIFNNIVTANKIILTTEKDAMRLKSAAYAEAIKNLPLFYIPIEIEFHNNDKQAFNEQILHYVRANQKHSSIHSK
- a CDS encoding Nif3-like dinuclear metal center hexameric protein → MKLKEITSHIESIAPLAYQESYDNSGLIFGNPDMEITGAIICLDSTEAVIDEAIAKKCNLVIAHHPIVFSGIKKFNGKNYVERVIIKAIQNNIAIYAAHTNLDNVHNGVNAKIAEMIGLENCSVLAPMNGSIKKLVTYCPDVNAAPIREALFAAGGGSIGNYEECSFNGNGYGTFKAGANANPHVGEIRKQHQEKETRIELIYPAYLESKLLKALFLAHPYEEVAYDLVELSNKNNRIGAGLIGELATEMDEKAFLMHLKTVMKADGIRYTALKGEKVKKIAVCGGSGSFLLKNAMQAGADVFVTADFKYHQFFDAENQIIIADIGHYESEQYTMELFYEILSRKFTTFALHLSKINTNPINYL
- a CDS encoding outer membrane protein transport protein, which produces MQKQIIITGIGLLSLCTSFAQNDIDAMRYSQLTFGGTARFASMAGSMGALGGDISTLSFNPAGIAIFKKTELSISPAVFSQTTASTYNGSTSSDRKLNFNLGNIGLVASINLISDKNKSGWENINFGFGYNRTNNFHNRMDIESDNKNNSLLDAFVQDANGNNPTSFDAFSTDLAWQTYLINPDSVGVLQYNHVIPNYGINQHKTVETTGSMGETVISFGGNYKSKLYLGATFGILRTRFSEESTFEETDEKDTIANFKSFKYTQYLSTQGNGVNLKVGAIYRPNDWVRVGVAFHTPSSISLRDNYSSEMSSDLDGYKYDTVSPEGSYDYRITNPYRAIGSVGFVINKIALINAEYEYVDYSFAQLHATENVFGDVNKLIRTKYKGTGNLRVGGEVRLDPIALRVGYALYGSPFKSNENINANRTSYTAGIGYRQDHFFIDFAYVLTKYTEFNYLYNTPNSTIVENSYKNSSFMLSFGVRF
- a CDS encoding proline--tRNA ligase, which codes for MSKELSTREGNYSEWYNELVVKADLAEHSAVKGCMVIKPYGYAIWEKMQQALDKMFKDTDHVNAYFPLFIPKSFFSKEASHVDGFAKECAVVTHYRLKTAPDGSVVVDETAKLDEELIVRPTSETIIWNTYRGWIQSHRDLPILVNQWANVVRWEMRTRLFLRTTEFLWQEGHTAHATSEEAVIETEKMLHVYADFAENWMAMPVIKGIKSANERFAGAIETYCIEALMQDGKALQAGTSHFLGQNFAKAFDVKFASKEGKQEYVWATSWGVSTRLMGALIMSHSDDKGLVLPPKLAPFQVVIVPIYKGEEQLAQINEVVAKMKKAMEAKGISVKYDNRDSQRPGWKFAEYELKGVPVRIAIGGRDLENGTVEVARRDTMEKETLLQADLENKIEHLLTQIQDNLYQKAKAMKEAKTYSADTYEDFKRILDETPGFVMAHWDGTPETEQKIKEETKATIRCIPLDAKAEEGKCIYSGKPSSRRVVFARAY
- a CDS encoding 30S ribosomal protein S20, which codes for MANHKSSIKRIRSNDAKRLRNRYQAKTMRNAVKELRADESKKSASEKLPKVIAMVDKLAKKSVIHKNKAANLKSKLTKKVNALKK